A region of the Bacteroidota bacterium genome:
AGCACTTCCTTTAGCGAAAGAAACATCTTTTTCAAGATATTTTTCAGGCTGACTAATTACCATAGCTCCGGCCGGTACTTGTGGAACATAAGTATGCACGTCGAAAATTACTGAATCTGTGAATTCATTTTCCCTGCCCTGAGTGTACTCACCGGTAACTTTATAAGCCCATTTGCCAACTACATCGGCATGCCTTAGGCGTGTGCTTAATAATTTGTTGGTTCCGGCACCGAGAGTAAGGTTGGTTCCCTGATAATCATAAGGCGATTTAGTTACTGTATTTATAAGTCCGTTTAGAGAGTTAGGACCATATAGAGCAGAAGAGGGACCCAATACAACTTCAATACGTTCGATATCTTCTTTAATGACCGGGCTTTGAACTCCCATCGGCAGTCCCGAGATAATCATTGATGATATTCTGTTGTCGTCTAATTGGAGCATTTTTGGGTTGAATGCACTATTAAATCCTCTTGCATTTATTACCTGATAAAAAGCTCCTGTTCGAGAAACATCAACTCCTTTCTGCTGTGCTAATAATTCTGTAGGGCTTCCTACGAACTTATCAAGTTGTCTTGTGTTTAATACATTAATAGTTACGGGTGATTCAGTGATTTTTTCCATTCTTTTTGAACCCGAAACAACAACTTCTTCTAAAACCTGGTTACTCCTTTTTATAGAAATTACTCCTATTTCAGTAGTTTGATTACCATTTACCTTAACAGTAGTTTTATAGTCTTTATATCCTATGATAGATACTGTTAGTTCGTATTCTCCATCCTTCAACACATCCATAGTAAAGCTACCGTGGTCATCACTTACCACCCCTTTTGATAAACTTTCAATAAATACATTAGCAAAAGGAACCCCCTTACCGGCCTGATCTATAATTCTTCCTTTTATCTGATTTTGTGAAAAAGAAAGCAAAGGAATAAGCGCCATAAGAAACACTGTGAATATTCTTTTTTTCATAATTAAAGATTATTAGTTAGTATAATTTAATTCAGGTGAAAGATTAGCTTTTAAATAGTGATTTAATATACTGTAATATTCAACTTTGACATCTACATATAGACATATATAGTTAAGTCAATGTGTTAAATATAGAAAATAAATTGAAACATGAGATATGTCATGATAGGGAATAATAAGATCGGATAATATATTTGCGAAAGTTGGTAATATTTAATGTATGTACAGGGTGTGAACAGTTGTTTTTCAGGCAATTATTTACAATAAAAAAAGGTAAAAAGCTTATTCCGAAAACTTCTCACCTTTAACTTTACAGTTTTATTTATTATGAATTTTACTCAAAACATCTTCTGTATTCCGAAGGTGTTTTACCCGTAGTTTCTTTAAAATAATGATTAAAATTTGCCAGGTTTTTATAACCACAGTCGTAACAAATCTGGGTAATGGTTTTATCTGTTTCTATTAACATCTTAGTAGCCATTTTTATGCGAACGTTTTTCACATATTGCATAAATGGTGAGTTTGTTTTCTTTTTAAAATATCTGCAGAACGAAGTAGGAGCCATTGCCACATGGCTGGCAACTTCTTTTAGTATAATTCCTTCCTGGATATTTGTGAAAACAAACTCATATACTTTGTTAAGTTTCTCTTTATCTTTATCTAATTTCGGATTGTGTTCGGTTTTTAATGATAAAAATTCAATATTGTCGAAGTGGAGCAAGTGATTAAAAACCTTTAATAGTTGAATATATTTATCCAGCCCCTTTAAATTAGCAAGTATTTCAATTTCTTTTCTTATTTGGACGAGTTTTTTTCCTTTAAACTGTATACCTACATTAGCCTGATTTAATAGTTCTTTTATTGAGTTTAATTCCGGAATCCTGAATATATCAGTGTCTACAATATTTTCATAAAAGTGGGTTGTGATAGATGTTGGTGTCTCGTTTTTTTCTTTATCCAGTAATTCCCAACTGTGAGCCAGATTCGGCCCTAAAAGTACTAAATCATTATTCTTAAAATTAGATATATTATCTCCAACTATTCTCCGACCAACTCCCGATATAATCATATTTAATTCAAAATTCTTATGAGAGTGTATCTGATGATCATTATAATCCAGCTCTATTTTTCTGGAAATAAATGATTGCTTTTCCGGAACAGAGATTCTTTCGTATACTATTTCCATAGTTGAATGTTTGAACAGGTTAGAGTAAGGCTTGATTGTAAGTAAATATATAAAAAAATGTAACAACATCGATATTCGATAAATACAATACATTAATTATTAGCATAAACTAAATTAATATTAACTTTAAATATTGATTTAAGTCCTTTGGGTATAGGTGTTCCAAGAATTATGTATTCTTGGAAAAAGAATATGTTGTAGAATAAATAAATTGTAAATAATACATTAGTTTCTACTAAAATATAACAATCTATTATTCCGAAAACGTAGTTTATTTGTAATTATGATTATCATATGAGGTTAATATCCTCTGATTTTATAATTAAGATTTAACTACAATAAATTGATTATGGGAAATATTTTAAAAGGAATCATTCCGCCTGTAGTAACACCATTGTTAGATGATGGAGTAACCTTAGATGAGGTAGGTTTGCAAAATATTATAGAACATTTAGTAAAAGGAGGAGTTCATGGATTATTTATGCTCGGTACTACGGGTGAGGGATCCAGTTTGTCGTACGATCTGAGGAAACAATTATTAGCTAAGACACAAGAGTTTGTTGCGGGACGAATACCTGTATTGGCAGGTGTTACTGATACATCTTTGGAAGGAACTCTTGAAATTTCCAATTTTGCAAAGTCAATAGGAATTGATGCTGTTGTAATAGCTCCACCATATTATCTCCCTATTTCTGAAAAAGAATTTGTCAATTTCCTGGAAGATTTTATCCGTCAAACAGATATTCCATTCGTATTGTATAATATGCCAAGTTGTACCAAAATGCATATGTCGCTTGATTTGGTAGAACAAGCACATAGATTGGGAGCTATTGGCGTAAAAGACAGTTCAGGAGATATGAACTATTTATATTCGTTAATTGACAGGTATAAACACGATGACAATTTTTCGGTATTGGTAGGAACTGAATTGTTTTTGCCTGAAGCCGTTTTAAACGGCGGTGATGGCGCTGTTGCAGGGGGAGCCAATATGTTTCCTGAATTATTTGTAGAGCTATATGAGGCAGCAAAAAACAATGACAGGGGAAAAGTAAAAGTACTAAGAGATAAAGTATTATGGCTATATAAAACAATATATAATGTAGGAGATGATACTTCCCGTTTTGTAAAAAATACTAAAACTGTTCTTATGGCAATGGGAGTGTGTAATAATCAGGTTGCATCACCGCTATATCGTTCTAAAAAAGAAGAAATAAGTAAGCTGGAAGAGTACCTCAAAGAGTATAATTCGGGCTTAGTAACAAACGGAGAAAGTTAATTAGAATATGAGTTACTCACTTGGAGCTATTGATACGATCATTATTGGAGTATATGCGATGATTCTCATTGTAATGGGGTGGTATTTTTTTCGGCGAAGCAAAACATCGGAGCATTTTATGGTAGCCGGGCAGAGTATCCCCGCATGGGCTGCCGGAATAGCTGTAATGAGTACATATACAAGTAGTATTTCTTATATTGCTGTTCCCGGAAAAGCATTTGATTCTAACTGGCATCCGTTGATTTTTGCATTGTCGGCAATCCCGGTAACCTGGTTTGTTACGGCAGTAGTAATACCTCATTATCGGAAAAACAATATTATTTCGGTATATAATTATCTGGAAGAAAAAATCGGAGGCTGGGCCAGAGCCTATGCTGCCATTTCCTTTGTGCTTTATATGATTGGGCGTACTGCCGTTATTCTATATCTTTCTTCTTTATTATTGAGCGCATTTCTCGACGTTGATATTCAAAATGTGATTATATTAATTGGTATTGTTACAATTATCTATACTTTAATGGGAGGAATGGAAGCTGTAATTTGGACGGATGTAATGCAATCTGTAATTATGGTTGGGGGTATTTTGTTTGTAGTGGCAATTTTATCATATGATGTGTTTTCCGGAACTGATAGTGTGATTCAGCAAGCGTATTATGGCGGGAAGTTTAGTTTTGGAGATTCTACTTTTTCCCTAAGTAACCGTACAATTTGGGTGATGATTATTTATGGTGTTACAGAAAATATCCGGAATCTTATCGCCGATCAAAATTATACCCAAAAATACTCTTCGGTAGGAAGTGAAAAGGAAGCAAAGAAGTCTGTATGGGTGGCAATGCTTATTTATTTGCCCTTAACCGCAATATTCCTGTTTGTAGGAACTGCCTTGTTTGCTTTTTATTCTGATGGAGTTCATCAATTGGGTGCAGAGATAACAAAAGGAGATCAGGTATTCCCGTATTTTATTGCGACAGAATTACCCGTTGGATTAAAAGGTTTGATTATCGCCGCTATTATTGCCGCTTCCATGAGTACTGTAGATTCGGCACTGAACAGTTCGGCTACTGTGCTCTATGTTGATTTTTATAAAAAATTTTTTAAAGGTGATTTAAGCGAAAGGCGAAGCTTGGTATTTCTACGTTCAGTAACAGTAATATGGGGAATATTTGGTATTGCCTTTGCCGTTACATTAATAAATGCTAAAAGTGCTCTGGATGTTTGGTGGGAAATTTCAGGAATTTTCGGTGGAGGGATATTAGGATTATTCCTATTGGCCCTTTTTAATGCTAAATTAACTTTCACTCAGGGTATTACTTCAGTATTATTCAGTATCATGGTTATTATATGGGCGACATTTATGCATAATCTGTCACCGGAATATACATGGCTTGAGAGTGATTTTGATCCGATATTAATAGGAGCAGTAGCTACAGGGGCTATGATATTGATTGCTCTGATATTTGTTGTATACAATAAATATAAAACATTGATAGAAGGTGAAAAACAAGAAATATTTACTACTAAATAATTTGCAACTATGCTTAAGAATAGATATTCATTTGCTTCGGTTATTCTAATTGTCATCATATTATTTATTTATCTGTTTGGGCACAATGATATATATATACAAAATGCAATAACTCTTGAACCGGCAACAGATTTTGGTGTAGAAATATCAATTTGGAGAATTTTGTTTGAGCCGATATTAGGGGTGATGCTTTTTTTGCTCAGGTCACAGGCATGGTTAGCAGAACCTTTTTACATGTTTGTGTGGTTTTTTGTAGTCTATCTGCTTTATTCGGTTTATTATACATTTCGAATAGCTGAGAGTAATAAAATAGTAGTATTCCTGCGAAAAATGCTACTGGCTCCGGCATTCTTAATTTTTTATATCGCATTTATCCTAATAATTGTAGTTGCGCCATTACCGGCAAATAGAATAGTAAATAATGCTGAAAATACTATATTAGTAAATACACATAGTCATAGCGATTACAGTCATGATGGATTAATTTCGCAGGAAAATCTACGAAAATGGCATAAACGAAATAATTTTGATGCTTTTTTTATTACAGATCACGGACATCACAAGAATACTTTAGAATACGTAAACTATCTCAAAGAAAAAGATGATACAGACTTGCCGGTGGTCATGGTTGGAGAAGAATACTCCGGTTCCAATCACATTACAATACTTGGACTTGACAGAGATTTTGATACGAAAGGTTACAGCGATGCCCGTGCAATTGATTCTGCCCATGCTCAAAATGGAGTTGCAATAACAGCACATTGGTTTCAGGGTGAAAGAAATTCATTAGAGTATTACAGAGATCAGGGTGTTGACGGTTTTGAGATAGAGAAGCAGGGTAAGCATATTACATATAACAGAGATACTTATGCAAGTATTAAATCATTTGCAAGTGAAAATAATTTGATAATGAACGGAGCTGTTGACTATCATGGTCATGGTGAAGCTTGTTTTGTATGGAATGCTTTTGAAATACCGGGTTGGAATGATCTCAACTATGAAGAGAAAGAAGAGTCAATACTTTCTGTTATACGTAACAGGGAACAGGATAAGCTGAAAGTGCTGATTTATAGAGATAGAGAATATTACTACAGTGATTATTTGTGGTTTAGTCCGGTGTTGAATTTTTACTCTTACTTCCGTTCACTTAATTTTTATCAAATATTATCCTGGATAGTTTGGATAATTGTGATGAACTTTATGATGAGAAACGTAAAAATAACAAGCTATAGTTTTACAAATTCAGTATTGATAAAATCACTGTTCCTGTCTTTATTTATCTTATTACTTGGGTTAAATTACAGGTTGAGAATACCGGGAGTATCTCCTCCAAACGAGATATATGAAGAATATAGTAATATCATGCTGATACTAGGGTTTGCTGCTATATTATACTTCGGAGTAGTATTATTTTATAATATTAGAAAAACTAAATCATGAATTATAAATTCAGGAAGCTTTTTATAACGGGTATCATCAGTGTATTTATAGTGTTTAATTCTTGTGATTCAGGTGATGAACCAAAAACAAATGATGCCGCAATGACACAGGCGGAAAAACTCGGATTTGAAAAGGGGAAAAAGATACTAATTATTCATGCCGATGATATTGGTATGTGTGAAGAGGCTAATATAGCAGCAAAGCAATACTTAGGTGAAAATCAAATTCAATCAATATCATTAATGGCACCTTGTCCTGCAGTGGATGAAATGACGGAATGGCTAAAAGAGAATAAGGGTTTTGATGCCGGAATACATTTAACCTTAACAAGCGAATGGAAGACTTACAGATGGTCTTCTGTTACCCCAAAAGAGCTTGTCCCCGGTTTGATTGATGGTAAAGGTATGCTGTGGCCCGATGTTCTTTCAGTTGTTGCGAATGCTCATGTGGTGGAAGTAGAAAAAGAAATCAGGGCCCAGATAGATAAAGTGATTAATAGTGGTTTTAGGCCAACTCATTTAGACTCCCACATGGGAACTGTTTTCGCACATTACAGTTTTTTGGATGTTTACCTTAAAATTGCTGAAGAGTACAATATTCCGGCAACAGTACCTGATTTGTCAAAACCTGAATTGGTAGAGTATTATAAGGAAAAAGGATTTCCAATAAATGAAGATTATATTAAAAGAGTTGTTCAGTATGAAATGCCGAAATTAGACAATTATTTAACTGTCCCGGAGGGTAATACTTATGAGGAATTAAGAGAGAATTTCTTAGGAGAGCTTAGCTCGTTGGGGCCCGGAATAACGGAATTTTATTTTCATCCATCCGCATATAGCGAAGAACTTAAGGAGATTACCAATTCTTGGCAGAGAAGGGTTTGGGAAGCCGAACTGTTTAGTGATCCTTTAGTTCATAAATTCTTTGAAGAAAATAATATTGGATTTACTAACTGGATAGAAATTATGAGTTTACATAAGACCTGATTAATTTTTGTGTTAAGATTGTATTGTTTATAGGGTAATATATAATATGTTATATATGTATATATTATATAAATTTGGTTTGATCCTAAGTTATAATTATTACCACCTGTTTAAATAATTATTAACATTTCAAATTAACAAATTATGAACAAACAGAAAATCGAACTTAAAACGAATGGTTTTATGTTGAAAATTTGGACATTGTTACTGCCCTTGATTACGTTGTTTTCGGGGGTTTATGCGGTTACTCCTCCGGGAGCGGTACGTTATGTTTTAGATGAGCCAACAATTAATGGGCACGCCGGGTATATGGTGGCAGCAGATGTTAGTGGTGCATTAGATAAGGTACTCTTAGTAGTGTCGGGGTTTGATACTAAAAATGAAACTCGTCCGGAAAATGAGTTGGATGACTTGGGAACAACATTACAGAGCAAATTTGACGAACTGTCAGCAGATGGTTGGGATGTAATGTATTTTGAGTATGTTGATGGTGGAATAGTGTTGGAGCACAACGCCGAAAACCTTGCACACTTTATTAGATATCTAGATAGTTTTGGATCAGATTATCACTTAGCGATTGTTGGAGGATCGATGGGTGGAATTGTTACGCGTACTATGTTTGTACAGGAGAATAGTAATATGGGAGTTGAAACTTATGTTTCACTCGATTCTCCTCATCATGGTGTTGTATTTAGCAATTGGATAGAAAATACAGGAATTGACAACATATTAGTAACACAATTCGATAATGCTCCGGCAGGTTTGCAAATGTATGCAGGATACCCGGATTTTGATGCTCATTACGGTTGGTTGAGAAGTGTGGAGGCATCAAATGGCTTTATGGAAAATATTATAGACCCCATGAATACATGTGCTATTGCATTGAGTAATGGAGAAGAACAATGGGCGATTAATTGGGCTGATATTTCGCTTCATAACAAATGGTATGGGGTATCATCGATTATTGTAGCCGAAGGGCAAACATCAACATATATGCCTTATCATTCTGTTGTAATGATGGATGATTGGTCTGTAGATACCAAAGTGAGATGGAATCAGAATAAGTATACCTATAATAATACTTCTACAAGATATTTTGATACTAAAATTCAGAACCCTGCAGATGAACATGCAGGACCTGATTATGCAATTATTCAGGCTATGGATTATGTTGTTAGTGTTTATCAATAAAAAGATAAGTTATGAAAAATATAAAAAGAATTTTTTCATTTGTATTGCTGGTAGCAATATTTATGTCATGTGCAAAAGAAACAGAAAACAATACGGTATTGCCGGAGATGAAATTTGAAACTGTTTTTGCAAAAGTCAGTAATGACGGTATGGTGAACTTTACAAACGTTTTTGATACTAAAACTAAGCTTGTAGAAGCAGATTTGTATTCTGTAGTTAGTTTTAACAAAAATGGAACTTTCTCTATCGATAATGAAAACCTCGGTAGTTGGAGTTTAAATGGTAATGAGATAGCTATTTCTGTTAAGTCGGGTGAGTCCTATACAGGAATTATTAAAGAGAATATGCTTTATGTAACAATGCATAATATTTCTGATGAAATTACCACATCAATAGAAATGCATTATCAAAAAAAATAGACTAAATAATCAATAAACACAAGCGTGATAACAACAGTTTTTCACGCTTGTTTTTTTTAATGATAAGTGATGAGATATATTGTTTTACTTTTTATTGTTGCGATATTAGTTCAGGGATGTAATAATAACAAGGCGGAGGATCTGACTAAATACGTCAACCAGCACATTGGGGGAGTAGGTCATCTACTGCATCCAACATATCCGGTTATTCATTTACCTAATCAAATGATACGTATGCATCCTGCCAGTTTGGATTACCTAGATGATAGGATAAGGTATTTTTCATTATCTATGATATCACACCGTGAAGGAACACTTTTTGGAGTACTGCCTTTATCAGGAAAAATAAGCGACAGCATATCGAATTACCAGATTTACGATCACGATTTAGAGGAAATCACCCCGTATTACTATAAAAACTATTTTGTAGAATCTGATATTAAAAGCGAATTTACCATTTCAGAAAAAAGTGGCATGTTTAGGTTTAGTTTTCCAAAAACCAAGGACAAATGTCTAAAATTACATATAAATAACAGTGGTTATTGGAAAAGTGAAAATCCTAATACGATAATAGGAATAGAGAATTTTAAAGGGATGAAGGCATATGTTTATGGTGAGTTTGATAGTGATTGTAGTATAAAATTTAATGAGGAAATAGAAGTAAACAAAAGAAGAAATACGCAAAGGACACAAGCTAATGCCTGGTGTAGTTTTGATAATGAAACTGTGAAGTTTAGATATTCTATTTCATTTATTAGTTTCGATCAGGCAAAAAAGAATTTGTCTGCGGAAATTACCGATTGGAATTTTGAAGATCTAAGATCAAAAGCAAACAAAAAATGGAATAGTAGACTGGGGCTGATAAAGGTAGAGGGAGCTGATGAGGCTCAAAAGAAGGTGTTTTATACAGCATTGTCGAGGTATTATGAGCGCATGGTTAATATAAATGAACAGGGAAAATATTACAGCGCTTATGATAATAAGGTTCATAAAGCAGAACGTGATTTTTATATAGATGATTGGGTTTGGGATTCCTATGTGGCACAGCATCCATTACGAATGATCCTTGATCCTGAGCAGGAAGCAGATATGCTGAATTCATATGTTGAAATGTATAAGCAAAGTTCGTGGATGCCACAATTTCCATTGTTATTTGGAGATAAAGCTGCGATGCACGGATTTCATTCAACAGTTGTTTTTCTTGATGCCTATCGAAAAGGGATTAGTAATTATAATATAGAAAAATCATACGAAGGTTTGAAGAAGAATGCCGATATGGCAACTATGCTTCCTTGGGCAAATGGAGAAAAAACGCAACTGGATGATTTTTACAGAGAAAATGGTTTTTTTCCTGCTTTAGACCGTGGAGAAGAAGAGTTTGAGGAAAAGGTACACTGGTTCGAAAAACGCCAGAGTGTCGCAATTACAATGGCTCACAGTTACGATGACTGGGCATTGGGAGAGCTGGCAAATGAACTGCATAAAACAGAAGATTTTAACTATTACAACAGCCAGTCTAATAATTATAAAAATCTATATAATTCGCAGGAAAAACTTATGTGGCCCAAAAACTCTTCGGGCAATTGGATAGATATTGATCCAAAGTTTGATGGAGGACCAGGGGGGAGAGATTATTATGACGAGAATAACGGTTATACTTATGCCTGGCAGGTTCAGCACGATATTCCCGGATTGATTGATCTGATGGGAGGTAATGAAGAGTTTGTTAGAAATCTCGATAATTTATTTCACGAAGATTTAGGGAGACGAAAATGGCAGTTTTGGGCAAAATTCCCCGATTCCAGCGGAATGGTGGGGCAGTTTTCAATGGGAAATGAGCTGAGCTTTCATATTCCGTATCTTTATAACTATGCAGGAGCACCCTGGAAAACACAAAAACGAATTCGCCAATTACTGGATGCGTGGTTTCAGGATAGTATTTTTGGTATCCCCGGCGATGAGGACGGAGGAGCTATGTCTTCTTTTGTGGTATTTTCGATGATGGGATTTTATCCTGTTACTCCAGGTTTGCCAATATACACAATTGGTAGTCCTGTTTTTGAGAAAACAACAATTGATTTGCCAAACGGTAGGAAATTCAAAATAATCGCAAAAAATTATTCGGAAAAAAATAAGTATATTCAGAGTATAAAACTCAATGGGAAAGAATACAATAAATTCTGGTTTTCGCACGATGATATTCTTGC
Encoded here:
- a CDS encoding GH92 family glycosyl hydrolase; the protein is MRYIVLLFIVAILVQGCNNNKAEDLTKYVNQHIGGVGHLLHPTYPVIHLPNQMIRMHPASLDYLDDRIRYFSLSMISHREGTLFGVLPLSGKISDSISNYQIYDHDLEEITPYYYKNYFVESDIKSEFTISEKSGMFRFSFPKTKDKCLKLHINNSGYWKSENPNTIIGIENFKGMKAYVYGEFDSDCSIKFNEEIEVNKRRNTQRTQANAWCSFDNETVKFRYSISFISFDQAKKNLSAEITDWNFEDLRSKANKKWNSRLGLIKVEGADEAQKKVFYTALSRYYERMVNINEQGKYYSAYDNKVHKAERDFYIDDWVWDSYVAQHPLRMILDPEQEADMLNSYVEMYKQSSWMPQFPLLFGDKAAMHGFHSTVVFLDAYRKGISNYNIEKSYEGLKKNADMATMLPWANGEKTQLDDFYRENGFFPALDRGEEEFEEKVHWFEKRQSVAITMAHSYDDWALGELANELHKTEDFNYYNSQSNNYKNLYNSQEKLMWPKNSSGNWIDIDPKFDGGPGGRDYYDENNGYTYAWQVQHDIPGLIDLMGGNEEFVRNLDNLFHEDLGRRKWQFWAKFPDSSGMVGQFSMGNELSFHIPYLYNYAGAPWKTQKRIRQLLDAWFQDSIFGIPGDEDGGAMSSFVVFSMMGFYPVTPGLPIYTIGSPVFEKTTIDLPNGRKFKIIAKNYSEKNKYIQSIKLNGKEYNKFWFSHDDILAGSTLELEMGEYPNKDLGLNVEYKININDSKD
- a CDS encoding AraC family transcriptional regulator; the encoded protein is MEIVYERISVPEKQSFISRKIELDYNDHQIHSHKNFELNMIISGVGRRIVGDNISNFKNNDLVLLGPNLAHSWELLDKEKNETPTSITTHFYENIVDTDIFRIPELNSIKELLNQANVGIQFKGKKLVQIRKEIEILANLKGLDKYIQLLKVFNHLLHFDNIEFLSLKTEHNPKLDKDKEKLNKVYEFVFTNIQEGIILKEVASHVAMAPTSFCRYFKKKTNSPFMQYVKNVRIKMATKMLIETDKTITQICYDCGYKNLANFNHYFKETTGKTPSEYRRCFE
- a CDS encoding dihydrodipicolinate synthase family protein; this encodes MGNILKGIIPPVVTPLLDDGVTLDEVGLQNIIEHLVKGGVHGLFMLGTTGEGSSLSYDLRKQLLAKTQEFVAGRIPVLAGVTDTSLEGTLEISNFAKSIGIDAVVIAPPYYLPISEKEFVNFLEDFIRQTDIPFVLYNMPSCTKMHMSLDLVEQAHRLGAIGVKDSSGDMNYLYSLIDRYKHDDNFSVLVGTELFLPEAVLNGGDGAVAGGANMFPELFVELYEAAKNNDRGKVKVLRDKVLWLYKTIYNVGDDTSRFVKNTKTVLMAMGVCNNQVASPLYRSKKEEISKLEEYLKEYNSGLVTNGES
- a CDS encoding polysaccharide deacetylase family protein, coding for MNYKFRKLFITGIISVFIVFNSCDSGDEPKTNDAAMTQAEKLGFEKGKKILIIHADDIGMCEEANIAAKQYLGENQIQSISLMAPCPAVDEMTEWLKENKGFDAGIHLTLTSEWKTYRWSSVTPKELVPGLIDGKGMLWPDVLSVVANAHVVEVEKEIRAQIDKVINSGFRPTHLDSHMGTVFAHYSFLDVYLKIAEEYNIPATVPDLSKPELVEYYKEKGFPINEDYIKRVVQYEMPKLDNYLTVPEGNTYEELRENFLGELSSLGPGITEFYFHPSAYSEELKEITNSWQRRVWEAELFSDPLVHKFFEENNIGFTNWIEIMSLHKT
- a CDS encoding PHP domain-containing protein, with product MLKNRYSFASVILIVIILFIYLFGHNDIYIQNAITLEPATDFGVEISIWRILFEPILGVMLFLLRSQAWLAEPFYMFVWFFVVYLLYSVYYTFRIAESNKIVVFLRKMLLAPAFLIFYIAFILIIVVAPLPANRIVNNAENTILVNTHSHSDYSHDGLISQENLRKWHKRNNFDAFFITDHGHHKNTLEYVNYLKEKDDTDLPVVMVGEEYSGSNHITILGLDRDFDTKGYSDARAIDSAHAQNGVAITAHWFQGERNSLEYYRDQGVDGFEIEKQGKHITYNRDTYASIKSFASENNLIMNGAVDYHGHGEACFVWNAFEIPGWNDLNYEEKEESILSVIRNREQDKLKVLIYRDREYYYSDYLWFSPVLNFYSYFRSLNFYQILSWIVWIIVMNFMMRNVKITSYSFTNSVLIKSLFLSLFILLLGLNYRLRIPGVSPPNEIYEEYSNIMLILGFAAILYFGVVLFYNIRKTKS
- a CDS encoding sodium/solute symporter (Members of the Solute:Sodium Symporter (SSS), TC 2.A.21 as described in tcdb.org, catalyze solute:Na+ symport. Known solutes for members of the family include sugars, amino acids, nucleosides, inositols, vitamins, urea or anions, depending on the system.) — translated: MSYSLGAIDTIIIGVYAMILIVMGWYFFRRSKTSEHFMVAGQSIPAWAAGIAVMSTYTSSISYIAVPGKAFDSNWHPLIFALSAIPVTWFVTAVVIPHYRKNNIISVYNYLEEKIGGWARAYAAISFVLYMIGRTAVILYLSSLLLSAFLDVDIQNVIILIGIVTIIYTLMGGMEAVIWTDVMQSVIMVGGILFVVAILSYDVFSGTDSVIQQAYYGGKFSFGDSTFSLSNRTIWVMIIYGVTENIRNLIADQNYTQKYSSVGSEKEAKKSVWVAMLIYLPLTAIFLFVGTALFAFYSDGVHQLGAEITKGDQVFPYFIATELPVGLKGLIIAAIIAASMSTVDSALNSSATVLYVDFYKKFFKGDLSERRSLVFLRSVTVIWGIFGIAFAVTLINAKSALDVWWEISGIFGGGILGLFLLALFNAKLTFTQGITSVLFSIMVIIWATFMHNLSPEYTWLESDFDPILIGAVATGAMILIALIFVVYNKYKTLIEGEKQEIFTTK